The genomic segment TAATGTTATGCTTAGTACTTGAAGTCATCCCAATCCACTGGTGTGATTTTCTCATTTTGCCAATCTTCTTTTGTAATACCATAACCAACTGCATCATATACCTCTCCATTACTACATACCCATGCTTTTCTATAGTGGGCTTCTTTAACAAAACCACACTTATGGAAAACACATCGCATTCCATAATTATCTTGTCTTGTATTACCTTCTATCCTAACCTTTTCAGATAGTTTATTAAATACATAATCAATAAGCCACTTAATAGTTATAGTACCAATCCCCTTACCCTTGTATTGACTTGAAATTCTTATATCAAAAACTGGAGTACTATCTTGTAAATCATAAATTCTTAATAGTCCTACTTTTATATCTCCATCTAAAACCACCCAAAAGGTTTTGCAATCATCTCCAGTATAAAATTGATTTTTATAGCTTGCTCTAATCCTTTCTGGTTTTGGGTTCGATGTCCCATGAAACTCCCAAGTATTAGATGTTAGGAATTCAACTAGTGCATC from the Vallitalea okinawensis genome contains:
- a CDS encoding GNAT family N-acetyltransferase, which gives rise to MKITFEEFVDEIDALVEFLTSNTWEFHGTSNPKPERIRASYKNQFYTGDDCKTFWVVLDGDIKVGLLRIYDLQDSTPVFDIRISSQYKGKGIGTITIKWLIDYVFNKLSEKVRIEGNTRQDNYGMRCVFHKCGFVKEAHYRKAWVCSNGEVYDAVGYGITKEDWQNEKITPVDWDDFKY